The DNA segment GGTCTGGACTCAGCCAAGTAGTGGAGACTCGCTTATCTGAACCACTGGCGGGGATAATTTCCTGTAATTGAGCATTTTGATATACAGGTATATCTTGGGGGAAATCCGCAGGTAATTGGACTGAGGGCTGATTTTGCCCTGGCTGGGGTTCACCCTCCTTAGTTTCCCCAAAGATCACTTGATTTGTTTGCAATCTCGGATCTGCTGCCAAAGACTGTTCTAGGTTTTTGGCAGTTGGAGTGTTTGCACAGGCTGTTAATGAAGTCAAGAAAACAGCCAAGCTCAAGACTAAAGTTGGTCGTTTACAAGGAAGCACAGGAAATCACAAATCGCGCGTCAATTCCTACCCTAGCGCAGAGTATCACCTCTGAACTAAGTTTGGGGAAAAATATGTCAGTGGTCATTAGTCATTAGGGAAAACCAAAAAATTTATCCGAAATTAATGGTTTGGTAGTAGGGTGCGTCAGTGCCATAGAACCTAACCATACTCAGAAATTATTCATACTGACGCACCCTTGTATATTAAAAGAAGTGGTAGACCGTCGCACCCTAGGTCATTAAAGACCGCTTTGTAGCATGGGTCACCACAACAATCTCTTTGACAGAACTCGAACAGTCGCCGGGGTCAAAGCTTTAAACTACTGACATTTAAAGTATACAGTCCGCATCGGGCAAGGATGAGTGAAATCAAGGGGATGAATTAAAAACTTCTTGACAAAATAGTTGAGATTCAAAAATGGAAAACATCTCTGTGTGGGTAGGCATTGACGTGAGCAAAGCGACCCTCGATGTTTATATCCGTCCCATCGGTAAAGCATTGAAGTTTGCTAATACAGAACTAGAAATATTTAATTTAGTTGAACAATTAAAATTTTATGATTTGAACCTCATCGTACTAGAAGCAACCGGAGGATTAGAAACAGAACTGGTCATTCAACTACAGGCAGCAATGCTACCAGTAGCATTAATCAATCCACGTCAAGGACGAAATTTTGCCAAAGCCACTGGTAAACTCGCCAAAACAGATGCTATCGATGCACAAATATTGGCACACTTTGGGGAAGCAATGAAACCTCAAGTGTTAAACATTGAGTCACAAGCATCTCGTCAATTAGGAGAATTAATTAGTCGTCGAAGACAATTAGTTGAGATGCAAACTGCTGAAAAAAATCGACGCTCACGCGCCCGTGGTAAAGCATTGGCAGATATTGAAGCACACATTGAATATCTTGACGAACGTCTCAAACAACTCAATCAAGAAATTGAGCAATTAACTCAAAACAATCAACAATGGATTGAAAAAGTTAATTTACTCAAAACTACTCCTGGTATTGGCCAAGTTATTTCGACAACTCTGGTTTCTGATTTGCCAGAACTCGGTCAACTCACTGCCAAACAAATTTCTCGCTTAGTTGGTGTTGCACCTATCAATCATGATAGTGGTCAACACAAAGGTAAGCGCATGATTAATGGCGGTCGCGCTCATGTTCGTGCCACTCTTTATATGGGTGCTGTTGTTGCTATGCGTCATAATCCGGTTATCAAGGCCTTTTATGAGCGTCTTGTCGAACGTGGTAAATCGAAAAAATTAGCTCTCACTGCTTGCGTTCATAAAATGTTAGTCATTTTAAATGCAATGGTTCGGGATAATTTACCTTGGCGTGTTACTGACAACTTACAACCCATTCCCAACGCTTAATCACAATTGACCGTTTTTATACTTGGAAATACTCTCCCTGATGATCCTATTGCCGCATTTGGGTCAATTTTTGATGCTCTTTTTTATCTTCACGGGAAATCCAGCAACTGGGGAAGATTCTGCGGCGAAGCGGAGTGGCTGGTGCGGGCTGCTACCATCTTAGCCAAGAGCCACAAGTCTTTTTGCCCGTACCAGCCACCGCAGAATCTAGCGCAGCGTTCCCCAGTTGCGTCAATGTTCAGAGTCCCGGTTTTTGTTAACGATCGCTTGACTTTCAAGACAGTCGCTTGCATCTCAAAGAAGGCGGCTTGATTCGTCCTGGCGTGAATCCTTTATTGGATGAGAGAAAGGCGACTGTCGAAGCAGACCACCAATGGATTGCTAATTTAGAAGTGGATGAAAGGGCGAGAACAGGAATCCCCTTGCTTAAGGTAGGATTTAACGAAACTTTTGGCTATTACATTAGTATTTCCCGCGCCAAAGCTGACCAAGTACCCGCCAATTACATCCGCAAGCAAACCCTAAAAAATGAGGAACGTTACATCACCCCAGAATTGAAGGAAAGGGAAGCCAGGATTCTCACAGCGCGGGATGATTTACATAAGTTGGAATATGAGGTTTTTGTCACCTTACGGGAAGAAGTAGGAGAACAAGCCGAAGCCATTCGCCATCTTTCCCGCGCCGTAGCCGCC comes from the Nostoc sp. PCC 7120 = FACHB-418 genome and includes:
- a CDS encoding IS110 family transposase, which codes for MENISVWVGIDVSKATLDVYIRPIGKALKFANTELEIFNLVEQLKFYDLNLIVLEATGGLETELVIQLQAAMLPVALINPRQGRNFAKATGKLAKTDAIDAQILAHFGEAMKPQVLNIESQASRQLGELISRRRQLVEMQTAEKNRRSRARGKALADIEAHIEYLDERLKQLNQEIEQLTQNNQQWIEKVNLLKTTPGIGQVISTTLVSDLPELGQLTAKQISRLVGVAPINHDSGQHKGKRMINGGRAHVRATLYMGAVVAMRHNPVIKAFYERLVERGKSKKLALTACVHKMLVILNAMVRDNLPWRVTDNLQPIPNA